In Sulfolobales archaeon, a single window of DNA contains:
- the glyA gene encoding serine hydroxymethyltransferase produces MLTPSSGIPSEIRRIVEITGRHNKWRSTETLNLIPSENVMSPLAEAVYFTDMMHRYAEGKPRKRYYQGLPYVDDIEELAMDLMSKLFKVRFVDLRPVSGTIANAATFRVLSPPGGKAVVAPVQAGAHVSHTKFGTLGALGIEHIEMPFDRENMNVDVDKASKLIESVKPRFIVLGGSLYLFPHPLKELAEVAHSVGADVVYDAAHVLGLIAGRRWRDPFEAGADVVTSSTHKTFPGPQGGVILSNNERIFKEISRTIFPWFVSNHHLHRLPSIAVTAVEMIYFGEQYADQVVRNARAFAEALHAEGLEVICEHLGFTRSHQVVLNVRRHGGGAKIAQLLEEANIIVNRNLLPEDPPEAVKDPSGIRTGVQEMTRLGMKEDDFKEVARFFREVIIDKKDPKAVAAKVSEFRKQFMKVHYTFDLDLEKMPSLYKIPYLSFVE; encoded by the coding sequence ATGCTCACACCTAGTTCCGGGATTCCTAGCGAGATACGTAGGATCGTAGAGATTACGGGAAGGCATAATAAGTGGAGATCAACAGAAACCTTAAATTTGATTCCTAGCGAGAATGTGATGAGTCCTCTAGCAGAAGCTGTTTACTTCACAGACATGATGCATAGATATGCTGAAGGAAAACCTCGTAAGAGATACTACCAAGGTCTGCCGTATGTAGATGATATTGAAGAGCTTGCTATGGATCTTATGAGTAAACTCTTCAAGGTGAGATTCGTGGATCTAAGACCTGTAAGCGGTACCATAGCTAACGCAGCAACATTCAGAGTACTCTCACCACCAGGTGGAAAGGCTGTGGTAGCACCGGTTCAGGCTGGAGCACATGTAAGTCATACTAAGTTTGGAACACTGGGTGCTCTAGGTATTGAACATATTGAAATGCCTTTCGATCGTGAGAATATGAATGTTGACGTAGATAAAGCTTCTAAACTTATTGAGAGTGTTAAGCCTAGGTTCATAGTTTTAGGAGGCTCACTATATCTCTTCCCGCATCCTCTCAAAGAACTTGCAGAAGTAGCCCACTCTGTAGGAGCTGATGTAGTATATGATGCAGCCCACGTTCTAGGTCTCATAGCTGGAAGGAGATGGAGAGATCCTTTCGAAGCCGGTGCTGATGTTGTGACTTCATCAACTCATAAAACCTTTCCAGGACCTCAGGGAGGGGTTATACTTTCTAACAATGAGAGGATATTCAAGGAGATCTCGAGAACCATATTCCCCTGGTTTGTGAGTAATCATCATCTTCACAGACTACCCTCTATAGCCGTCACAGCTGTTGAGATGATATACTTCGGAGAGCAATACGCTGATCAGGTTGTTAGAAATGCTAGGGCATTTGCAGAAGCGCTTCACGCAGAAGGTCTTGAGGTGATCTGCGAGCATCTGGGCTTCACAAGATCTCATCAGGTTGTTTTGAATGTTAGAAGACATGGTGGAGGAGCTAAGATTGCTCAGCTTCTAGAGGAGGCTAATATAATAGTCAATAGAAATCTACTGCCAGAAGATCCTCCTGAAGCTGTTAAAGATCCTAGTGGTATTAGAACTGGAGTTCAGGAGATGACGAGGCTGGGCATGAAAGAGGATGACTTCAAAGAAGTTGCAAGATTCTTTAGAGAAGTTATAATAGATAAGAAGGATCCTAAAGCTGTGGCTGCTAAAGTTTCTGAGTTTAGAAAGCAGTTTATGAAGGTTCACTACACCTTCGACCTGGATCTTGAGAAGATGCCATCGCTTTATAAGATACCCTATCTAAGCTTTGTAGAGTAG
- a CDS encoding site-2 protease family protein: protein MRRSIVMRDGFRELRESLAWILAIFLLINVFGGVYYLRIDFVRGLGFLLGVLLGFIFHELAHRSVARRLACTSRFTIDLTSVLFTSSIALIQNIMLMFTGRGLPFIIALPGYVMSFCGFLPRSGEGLIAFAGPLTNIMISILSMLIATLISSPRELVYILEAIYRVNVLLALFNLIPIPPLDGFKIARWNLLIWFLLIMIGLALLML, encoded by the coding sequence TTGAGAAGATCAATTGTTATGAGAGATGGGTTTAGAGAATTAAGAGAAAGTCTAGCATGGATACTAGCTATATTTCTCCTGATCAACGTATTTGGAGGAGTGTATTATCTTAGAATAGACTTTGTAAGAGGATTAGGATTCTTGCTGGGAGTTCTTCTAGGTTTTATATTTCACGAGCTAGCTCATAGAAGTGTTGCGAGAAGACTTGCGTGCACATCTAGATTTACAATAGATCTTACCTCAGTATTATTCACATCATCCATAGCTCTGATCCAGAATATAATGCTCATGTTCACAGGAAGAGGACTGCCATTCATAATAGCTCTGCCAGGCTATGTGATGAGCTTCTGCGGATTCTTACCAAGATCTGGAGAAGGTCTGATAGCATTTGCAGGTCCTCTCACTAATATCATGATCTCTATTCTGAGTATGCTAATCGCTACACTAATCTCATCACCTAGAGAGCTGGTCTATATCTTAGAAGCAATATATAGAGTGAACGTGTTATTAGCATTATTCAATCTAATACCTATACCACCTCTAGACGGTTTCAAGATAGCTAGATGGAATCTGCTAATATGGTTTCTACTCATCATGATAGGACTTGCACTACTCATGCTATAA
- a CDS encoding HesA/MoeB/ThiF family protein, translated as MSSLKDLSPEYIDMFSRQILIRRIGLKGQRKLLNSRVLVIGGGALGSAIAVSMARLGVGFIRIVDPEIIEISNIPRTLSYFYNDHIERTPKAYAVAREIKRISPYTEIDYRIDLFDTDNALNLARDVDLILDGLDNMRTRFLANEVAVELGKPYIYAGVEGFYGVVMPVIPGRTACLRCIYQYSGDTSSIRDLCNVFGVSVVTVLAVSSLASSIALRILLGEDIESKIYYIDLATPDMKIFNTTRNPKCPVCGLGGRELLGVVKPEKISKACGGENIFRVRVEKEIRKIDLEKIRERGFSIEEDPFRYTLRKGNISVEIIKGARVLYIYGVGGYEDASQVFKEIEEMII; from the coding sequence ATGAGCTCTTTAAAGGATCTCTCTCCAGAGTATATTGATATGTTCTCTAGACAGATCCTTATAAGAAGAATTGGTTTGAAAGGTCAGAGAAAACTTCTTAACAGCAGGGTTCTAGTGATCGGTGGAGGAGCTTTAGGTTCTGCAATAGCCGTGAGTATGGCGAGACTTGGTGTGGGTTTTATAAGGATTGTAGATCCTGAGATCATCGAGATCTCTAATATTCCTAGAACTCTCTCATATTTCTATAATGATCATATAGAGAGAACTCCTAAGGCTTATGCTGTTGCTAGAGAGATCAAAAGAATCTCTCCTTATACCGAGATTGACTATAGAATCGATCTATTCGACACAGATAATGCTTTAAACCTGGCTAGAGATGTTGACCTTATTCTAGACGGTCTTGATAATATGAGAACAAGATTTCTAGCAAATGAAGTAGCTGTAGAGCTAGGCAAACCCTACATATATGCAGGTGTGGAGGGCTTCTACGGCGTTGTAATGCCTGTGATACCCGGTAGAACAGCTTGTCTGAGATGCATCTATCAATATTCTGGAGATACTTCATCTATTAGAGATCTATGTAATGTTTTCGGGGTTTCTGTTGTAACAGTTCTCGCAGTCTCTTCATTAGCATCCTCGATAGCTCTGAGAATACTTCTAGGAGAAGATATAGAATCCAAGATATACTACATAGATCTTGCAACTCCTGATATGAAGATATTCAACACCACTAGAAATCCTAAATGCCCCGTGTGCGGGCTAGGAGGTAGAGAGCTTCTAGGAGTTGTAAAACCTGAGAAGATATCTAAAGCTTGTGGTGGTGAGAACATCTTTAGGGTTAGAGTAGAGAAAGAGATCCGAAAAATAGATCTTGAGAAAATCCGTGAGAGAGGATTCTCGATCGAAGAAGATCCCTTTAGATACACGCTTAGAAAAGGAAACATATCTGTAGAGATAATCAAGGGAGCCAGAGTTCTATATATATACGGAGTAGGTGGTTATGAAGATGCATCACAAGTATTTAAGGAGATTGAAGAGATGATAATATAG